Proteins from one Chitinophaga oryzae genomic window:
- the atpH gene encoding ATP synthase F1 subunit delta, with protein sequence MQNPRLASRYAKSLIDLVQEKGQLEAVQNDMLFLQQLVKSNRDVVNLLRSPIIKADKKQKIMAAILDGRVGATTLAFVNLLINKAREAFLPEIAVEYTRQYNIIKNISTVKITTAVELDSATLDTIRQKVASEIPQQVQLETAVNADLIGGFVLEANDKLFDASVARDLHDIKKQFSQNIYVSAIR encoded by the coding sequence ATGCAGAATCCCCGTTTAGCATCAAGGTATGCGAAATCATTGATTGACCTGGTCCAGGAAAAGGGCCAGCTGGAAGCGGTGCAGAACGACATGCTGTTCCTGCAGCAACTGGTGAAGTCCAACCGCGATGTGGTGAATTTGCTGAGAAGCCCGATCATCAAGGCCGATAAAAAGCAGAAAATCATGGCCGCCATCCTCGATGGCCGTGTAGGCGCTACCACGCTGGCTTTTGTCAACCTGCTGATCAACAAGGCGCGTGAAGCTTTCCTGCCGGAAATTGCAGTGGAATACACCCGCCAGTATAACATTATCAAAAATATCAGCACGGTGAAGATCACCACGGCAGTAGAGCTGGACAGCGCTACCCTGGACACGATCCGTCAGAAAGTAGCCAGCGAGATACCACAGCAGGTACAGTTGGAAACTGCCGTGAATGCAGACCTGATCGGCGGTTTCGTACTCGAGGCCAACGACAAACTGTTCGACGCTTCCGTAGCGCGTGACCTGCATGATATTAAAAAACAATTCAGTCAGAATATTTACGTATCCGCGATACGCTAA
- the atpA gene encoding F0F1 ATP synthase subunit alpha, with product MVDIKPDEISAILRQQLSNFNASADLEEVGTVLSVGDGIARIYGLGNVRYGELVEFGNGVKAIALNLEEDNVGVVLMGESQDIKEGDKVRRTGKIASINVGEGLVGRVVNTLGEPIDGKGPITGELYEMPLERKAPGVLYREPVKEPLQTGIKAIDAMIPIGRGQRELVIGDRQTGKTAICIDTIINQKEFYEAGKPVFCIYVAVGQKASTVAGVMKTLQEAGAMAYTVIVAASASEPAPLQFYAPFAGAAIGEFFRDSGRPALIVYDDLSKQAVAYREVSLLLKRPPGREAYPGDVFYLHSRLLERAAKIINNDDIAKQMNDLPESIKHLVKGGGSLTALPIIETQASDVSAYIPTNVISITDGQIFLEGNLFNAGVRPAINVGISVSRVGGNAQIKSMKKVSGTLKLDQAQYREMEAFSKFGGDLDAATKAVIDKGARNVEILKQAQFSPLPVEKQVAMIYLGTNGLLRDVPVKQVRAFEEAFLNEMQVRLPDVLGEFKKGNLPEDGIKKMITLANELKPRFI from the coding sequence ATGGTTGATATTAAACCTGATGAAATTTCGGCGATATTACGCCAGCAGTTAAGCAACTTCAATGCTTCTGCCGATCTCGAAGAGGTGGGTACAGTGTTGTCGGTGGGTGACGGTATCGCCCGCATCTATGGTCTGGGAAATGTGCGTTATGGTGAACTGGTTGAATTCGGTAATGGTGTAAAAGCCATCGCATTGAACCTGGAAGAAGATAACGTAGGTGTGGTATTGATGGGTGAGTCTCAGGATATCAAAGAAGGAGATAAAGTACGTCGTACCGGTAAGATCGCTTCCATCAACGTGGGCGAAGGTCTGGTAGGCCGTGTGGTAAATACGCTGGGCGAACCTATCGATGGTAAAGGCCCTATCACTGGTGAACTGTACGAAATGCCGCTGGAACGTAAAGCTCCGGGCGTACTGTACCGCGAGCCGGTAAAAGAACCGCTGCAGACAGGTATCAAAGCGATCGACGCGATGATTCCTATCGGCCGTGGCCAGCGTGAGCTGGTGATCGGTGACCGTCAGACCGGTAAAACTGCCATCTGTATTGACACCATCATCAACCAGAAAGAATTCTACGAAGCAGGTAAACCTGTATTTTGTATATACGTGGCTGTAGGTCAGAAAGCATCTACCGTTGCGGGCGTAATGAAAACTTTACAGGAAGCCGGCGCTATGGCTTACACTGTGATCGTTGCCGCTTCTGCATCTGAGCCTGCTCCGCTGCAGTTCTACGCTCCGTTCGCCGGTGCTGCCATCGGTGAGTTCTTCCGCGACAGCGGCCGTCCTGCCCTGATCGTATACGATGACCTGTCCAAACAGGCCGTTGCTTACCGTGAGGTGTCCCTGCTGCTGAAACGTCCTCCCGGCCGTGAAGCTTATCCTGGTGACGTATTCTACCTGCACAGCCGCCTGCTCGAACGCGCTGCGAAAATCATCAACAACGATGATATCGCCAAACAGATGAACGACCTGCCTGAGTCTATCAAACACCTGGTAAAAGGTGGTGGTTCCCTCACTGCATTGCCGATCATCGAGACACAGGCTTCTGACGTATCTGCCTATATCCCGACGAACGTAATCTCCATCACCGACGGTCAGATCTTCCTGGAAGGTAACCTGTTCAACGCCGGTGTACGTCCTGCGATCAACGTAGGTATCTCCGTTAGCCGTGTGGGTGGTAACGCGCAGATCAAATCCATGAAAAAAGTATCCGGTACCCTGAAACTCGACCAGGCCCAATACCGCGAAATGGAGGCCTTCTCCAAATTCGGTGGTGACCTGGACGCTGCTACCAAAGCAGTTATCGACAAAGGCGCCCGTAACGTGGAAATCCTGAAACAAGCACAGTTCAGCCCGCTGCCGGTAGAAAAACAGGTAGCGATGATCTACCTCGGTACCAATGGCCTGCTGCGTGACGTTCCGGTTAAACAGGTACGCGCTTTTGAAGAAGCTTTCCTGAACGAAATGCAGGTACGCCTGCCTGACGTATTGGGCGAGTTCAAAAAAGGTAACCTGCCGGAAGATGGTATCAAAAAAATGATCACCCTCGCCAATGAACTGAAACCCCGGTTCATCTAA
- the atpB gene encoding F0F1 ATP synthase subunit A produces the protein MALGLHGFGNFAYAAPVEGAEHATEEHAHEAEATEPKKFDAKEVILGHVKDAYDWHFFSIGESHYTIPLPVIIYNPARGLSVFSASHFHHGHEAYEGYRIVNAHYLHEKGLDPAQFIEGRIIAVDGNDMPTGEKIYDFSMTKNVTSMLIAAILLIVLMLNVAKAYRVRGSKKAPKGFQSLVEPVIIFMRDEVVKPNIPGKKAEKYTPLILTIFFFILINNLLGLLPGSANVTGNIAVTAALALISFIATMFATNKHFWGHIFNPPVPFGVKFILAPVELIGVFTKPVSLMIRLFANILAGHIIILSIISLVFIFGSLNKTAGYGFLPITIVFNIVMMMLELLVAFIQAFIFANLTAVFIGQAMEGGHDDHH, from the coding sequence ATGGCTCTAGGCCTTCACGGTTTTGGTAATTTTGCTTATGCAGCGCCTGTAGAGGGTGCGGAACATGCAACAGAAGAGCATGCTCATGAAGCAGAAGCTACAGAACCTAAAAAATTTGATGCGAAGGAAGTAATTCTCGGTCACGTTAAAGATGCCTATGACTGGCACTTTTTCAGCATCGGCGAGTCACATTATACCATACCGCTGCCGGTTATTATTTACAACCCTGCACGTGGACTTTCTGTATTTTCTGCTTCTCATTTCCACCATGGTCATGAGGCGTATGAGGGTTACCGTATTGTGAATGCGCATTATCTGCATGAAAAAGGCCTGGACCCTGCCCAGTTCATCGAAGGCCGGATCATCGCAGTGGATGGCAACGATATGCCTACCGGCGAGAAGATCTACGACTTCTCTATGACGAAGAACGTTACTTCCATGCTGATTGCCGCTATCCTGCTGATCGTGCTGATGCTGAACGTAGCGAAAGCTTACCGGGTACGTGGCTCCAAAAAGGCCCCCAAAGGCTTCCAGAGCCTGGTAGAACCGGTGATCATCTTCATGCGCGACGAAGTGGTAAAACCGAACATTCCCGGTAAAAAAGCTGAGAAATACACTCCGCTGATCCTGACAATATTCTTCTTTATCCTGATCAACAACCTGCTGGGCCTGTTACCGGGTTCTGCCAACGTAACCGGTAATATTGCGGTAACTGCGGCGCTGGCGCTGATCAGCTTCATCGCTACGATGTTTGCTACCAACAAACATTTCTGGGGTCACATTTTCAATCCTCCTGTGCCTTTTGGCGTAAAATTCATCCTGGCTCCGGTAGAGCTGATCGGGGTGTTCACCAAACCGGTTTCCCTGATGATCAGGTTGTTTGCCAACATCCTGGCGGGCCACATTATCATTCTGAGTATCATTTCCCTGGTGTTTATATTTGGTTCCCTGAACAAAACAGCTGGTTACGGCTTCCTGCCGATCACGATTGTGTTCAACATTGTGATGATGATGCTGGAGCTGCTGGTAGCATTTATCCAGGCGTTTATCTTTGCCAACCTGACAGCTGTGTTTATCGGTCAGGCGATGGAAGGCGGACATGACGATCACCACTAA
- the atpF gene encoding F0F1 ATP synthase subunit B encodes MDLLLPALGLFLISFVIFVIVFLVLKKFAWTPILAVLKEREGSIADSIASAERVKEEMAQMKAEHEHVLAEAKAERSKILKEAKDAKDAIISEAKAQAQAEAKKIISEAYTAIENQKMAALTDVKNQVGTLVIEVAEKVLRRELSDKSAQESYVKQLAGEIKLN; translated from the coding sequence ATGGATCTGTTGCTCCCCGCGTTAGGTTTGTTTCTGATTTCATTTGTCATCTTCGTTATCGTATTCCTGGTGCTGAAAAAATTTGCCTGGACTCCGATCCTCGCTGTTTTGAAAGAAAGGGAAGGTTCTATCGCAGATTCCATCGCTTCTGCTGAAAGAGTAAAAGAAGAGATGGCACAAATGAAAGCTGAGCACGAGCACGTACTGGCTGAAGCGAAAGCTGAAAGAAGCAAAATTCTGAAAGAGGCGAAAGACGCGAAAGACGCGATCATCAGCGAAGCGAAAGCGCAGGCACAGGCTGAAGCCAAAAAAATCATCTCCGAAGCTTACACCGCTATCGAAAACCAGAAAATGGCTGCGTTAACGGATGTGAAAAACCAGGTAGGCACCCTCGTGATCGAGGTAGCTGAGAAAGTGCTGAGAAGAGAACTGTCTGACAAATCAGCACAGGAATCTTATGTGAAACAACTGGCCGGAGAAATTAAACTGAATTAA
- the atpE gene encoding ATP synthase F0 subunit C: protein MALLTVLLQAAAASGLAKAGGAVGAGIAAIAAGIGVGNIGKSALESIARQPEAANDIRANMILAAALVEGVALFGVIAGLLAVVL from the coding sequence ATGGCACTTTTGACTGTTTTATTGCAGGCTGCTGCTGCATCTGGTTTAGCTAAAGCTGGTGGTGCTGTTGGTGCTGGTATCGCTGCTATCGCTGCAGGTATCGGTGTAGGCAACATTGGTAAAAGCGCTCTGGAGTCTATCGCTCGTCAACCGGAAGCTGCTAACGACATCCGTGCAAACATGATCCTGGCTGCTGCGCTGGTTGAGGGTGTTGCCCTCTTCGGTGTAATCGCTGGTCTGCTGGCGGTAGTTCTGTAA